A region of the Stieleria neptunia genome:
CCACGCACCAGGTCGGCAACCAGACGCACTTTCTGTGCACTGATCCGAGCGTTGCGATGGCTTGCTACAAATGTTGACATCGTATCGACCTATTTCTTTTTGCCGCCGTGACCCTTGAACGTCCGAGTCGGAGCGAATTCGCCCAACTTGTGACCCACCATGTCTTCGGTCACTTGGACGGGAATGTGTGCCCGTCCGTTGTGGACCATGAACGTCAGATTGATGAACTCGGGAACGATCGTGCAGGCACGAGCCCAAGTCTTAATCGGCGTCTTTTTGCCTTCCTCGGCCTGCTTCTGCACCTTGAAGTACAGCTTCGGGTCGACGTAGGGACCTTTTTTGCTACTGCGGCTCATCGTTCTTCAGCTACCTGATTACTTGTGCAGTTTCAACTGACCGTATCGCTTGCTCTTGCGACGACGAACGATCGAGCTGTTACTTGGTTTACGTTTCTGGCGCGTGGCTCCACCCTTGGCACTCTTGCCCTGCGGGCTGACCGGGTGACGACCGCCCTTGGTTCGGCCTTCACCACCACCGTGCGGGTGATCGATCGGGTTCATCGCGGTTCCACGCACGTGGGGGCGACGCCCGAGCCATCGAGCTCGGCCGGCTTTACCCAGGACCACGTTCATGTGCTCGCTATTGCCGACCTGCCCGATCGTTGCCCGGCAACGACTGGGGACACGCCGCACTTCACCACTGGGAAGTTGCAATTGCGCCCAATCCGCTTCGCGGGCCATCAGCGTGGCACCCGTCCCGGCCGATCGGCACAGCACGGCACCGCCACCGATTCGCATTTCGATGCAGCACACCGTGGTGCCCAGCGGAATGTTCTTCAGCGGCAGGCAATTACCCAGTGTCGGAGGGGCTTCCGGTCCGTTGAGCAGCTTGTCGCCGGCCTTCAGTCCCGAGGGAGCCACGACGTAGGTCTTTTGACCGTCGGCGTACTTCAGCAATGCGATTCGAGCCGACCGATTGGGATCGTACTGAACCGAATCGACCGTCGCCGCCACGCCGTCCTTGACACGACGGAAGTCGATCAAGCGGTACATCTGCTTGTGACCGCCGCCGCGATGCCGGGCAGTGATCTTGCCTTGGTTGTTGCGACCACCGGTCTTTCGTTTCGGCTTCAGCAGCGACTTTTCCACGGTGTAGCCGGGCGTCAGTTCAGCGAAATCGCTGACCGATGCATTTCGGCGACCGGGGCTGGTCGGCTTGTAGATGCGAATTCCCATCGCTGAGTTCTATCTGGCTGTTAGGAAATAACTGGTTTCTGAACGCCCGACCCGGGTGGGGCGAGTGGCTGAACAACTTCTCAAAAGGCGATTGACGGCCTAGAAGAAGTCGATCTTGGAATCTTCGTGCAAGTGAACGATCGCCCGTCGCCAGTCGGACGTCCGCCCGAGACCGTTGCGTGTGCGGCGAAACTTGCCTTTGCGGTTCTGCGTGCAAACCTTTTCGACCTTGACATCAAACAGCTTTTCAACAGCCGACTTGATCTCAGGCTTGGTGGCCATGCGGTGCACTTCGAATGCGTATTCGTTATGCCGTGTCGCGCGGTGAACGCCTTTTTCAGTCACGAGCGGACGCAACAGGATCTGGTGCGGCTCGAGCTTGATCTTCGTTTCCGGCTGGGCAGGTGGTTGAATTCTTGCCATCGCTCAAATTCTTCTTGTATTAGTATGGGGGTGCGGTCGGACCTAAACGGCCTGCCCGTCGGCAAACGAGCCATCTTTGATCTTGTCCAACGCCGCCTTGGTGACCAGCATTCGCTGGGGCCGAAGCACCGAGAGTGCGTTCAACTGGCGAACCGGCTGGACGTCGACCCCGGGAATGTTTCGGCCGCTCTTGTACACCGCGGCATCAACGTCCGCAGTCGCGATCAGCGTCTTGGTCGCTCCGAGGCCGAGTTTCTTCAGCGTCGTCGCCAGCTTCGATGTCTTCGGAGCGTCATAGTTGAGCTGATCGATGACCAGCATCTCGCCGTCATCGATTTTGCTGCGAATCGCCATACGAGTGGCGCGCCGCAACGCTTTCTTGGGCAACCGGTAACTGTAGTCACGCGGCTTGATCGTGCGTGCGACACCACCGCCGCGGCGAACGTTGGTCCGCTT
Encoded here:
- the rpsS gene encoding 30S ribosomal protein S19, producing MSRSSKKGPYVDPKLYFKVQKQAEEGKKTPIKTWARACTIVPEFINLTFMVHNGRAHIPVQVTEDMVGHKLGEFAPTRTFKGHGGKKK
- the rplB gene encoding 50S ribosomal protein L2; amino-acid sequence: MGIRIYKPTSPGRRNASVSDFAELTPGYTVEKSLLKPKRKTGGRNNQGKITARHRGGGHKQMYRLIDFRRVKDGVAATVDSVQYDPNRSARIALLKYADGQKTYVVAPSGLKAGDKLLNGPEAPPTLGNCLPLKNIPLGTTVCCIEMRIGGGAVLCRSAGTGATLMAREADWAQLQLPSGEVRRVPSRCRATIGQVGNSEHMNVVLGKAGRARWLGRRPHVRGTAMNPIDHPHGGGEGRTKGGRHPVSPQGKSAKGGATRQKRKPSNSSIVRRRKSKRYGQLKLHK
- the rplW gene encoding 50S ribosomal protein L23 gives rise to the protein MARIQPPAQPETKIKLEPHQILLRPLVTEKGVHRATRHNEYAFEVHRMATKPEIKSAVEKLFDVKVEKVCTQNRKGKFRRTRNGLGRTSDWRRAIVHLHEDSKIDFF
- the rplD gene encoding 50S ribosomal protein L4, with translation MATLSIVNESGEEVGTYEIDSAAIADRISKQLLHDAVVMYQANNRQGSHNTRTRGEVSGTNKKMYRQKGTGHARAGSKRTNVRRGGGVARTIKPRDYSYRLPKKALRRATRMAIRSKIDDGEMLVIDQLNYDAPKTSKLATTLKKLGLGATKTLIATADVDAAVYKSGRNIPGVDVQPVRQLNALSVLRPQRMLVTKAALDKIKDGSFADGQAV